The Acidicapsa ligni genome has a window encoding:
- a CDS encoding FecR domain-containing protein yields MNHDEMLLRTAVRTLQADAPEDAMISASAKRVAERLGIEAGSEFAMDAIENCDDVQHLLASYRAGTLSNARSVLIDAHLRDCGACFRRFRSESGTGAVDWSIPAAARSSVWRPRKLGRAFGWALAPTLALLAASFFVYKAYWQVPPGVRAEVLSTDGSVYRISDSGDGRLTPGDRLGEGEHLRTSSGAHAVLRLTDGSTVEINERSALGVGARGHNMTVSLDSGAVIVQASKRDSGHLYVKTPDCRVAVTGTVFSVDSGIKGSRVAVLQGAVHVNHAGLDTLVHAGDQMTTSDSLNTAPVAQQIAWSHDRDKYLPLLAQFSALQRQIEQIPFPQSRYSSDLLTRVPADTLLYVSIPNLGDFMNQANKIFHDQLQQSPALQQWWGHANNHNTADLDALVDKLYQMSQYLGDEIVVVGVMQADTPSFAIVADLHRSGLDDFLRNQFSASASNPGLVVLDEASLAATPVSSKTSLGKTQVGEYALIRQHEAIFSNSIATLKQMNAQLNAGASGFATGEFGQQITAAYTRGAGVILAADLHQMIGDKLTVLSTHANGPAIASKSGIEDVRYLIAEHRETNGLPENHLNLQFSGARQRVASWLAAPAPIGSLDFVTPNAAIAVALLSKDPKAIADDIMTMTESEEGGQSKDWNEAEAKLQINFRDDLAANLGGDFLLSLDGPVLPTPSWKAVIEVHDSAKLEKTLEQLTQAIRNQAQGKNAHAITIESSQIDAQRFYSVHDLTSGSTIAQYTFTDGYMIVAPNRALLIEAIRTHTTGNSLARSTAFKALLPKDDNENYSAVAYQNLSPVLTPLLSQVSGESAEAIQKLAADARPTAICAWGKDSGIEAASDSHLFGFDFLTLEALINPGKNKLGNKHADLSVRE; encoded by the coding sequence ATGAATCACGATGAGATGCTGCTGAGAACTGCCGTACGTACACTGCAAGCCGACGCGCCCGAGGATGCAATGATATCCGCTTCCGCAAAGCGAGTGGCGGAGCGCCTGGGTATCGAAGCAGGAAGCGAATTTGCCATGGACGCCATCGAGAACTGCGATGACGTGCAGCATCTGCTTGCCTCTTATCGCGCAGGAACTCTATCTAACGCGCGCTCTGTTTTGATTGATGCACATTTGCGCGACTGTGGGGCCTGCTTCCGTCGTTTCCGAAGCGAGTCAGGAACGGGAGCAGTCGATTGGTCTATTCCCGCAGCCGCTCGTTCTTCTGTTTGGCGTCCTCGCAAACTTGGTCGCGCATTCGGTTGGGCATTGGCTCCCACGCTGGCGCTTCTAGCCGCATCCTTCTTTGTCTACAAAGCATACTGGCAGGTTCCACCGGGAGTTCGCGCCGAAGTACTGTCGACCGATGGTTCCGTCTATCGCATCTCAGACTCGGGCGATGGTCGCCTTACACCCGGCGATAGACTTGGCGAAGGGGAACACCTGCGCACCAGCAGTGGAGCGCATGCCGTTCTTCGTCTCACCGATGGATCAACGGTCGAGATCAACGAACGAAGTGCTCTGGGAGTCGGCGCGAGAGGGCATAACATGACCGTCTCGCTCGATAGTGGAGCAGTCATCGTACAAGCATCCAAGCGTGATTCCGGCCATTTATATGTGAAGACTCCAGACTGCCGCGTGGCTGTTACAGGTACTGTATTCTCTGTTGATTCCGGTATTAAAGGCTCGCGAGTTGCAGTATTGCAAGGAGCCGTTCACGTTAACCATGCGGGACTGGATACGCTGGTGCATGCCGGCGATCAAATGACAACAAGCGATAGTCTGAACACTGCTCCTGTAGCGCAGCAAATCGCCTGGAGTCATGATCGTGATAAGTATCTCCCGCTGCTTGCGCAATTCTCCGCACTGCAACGCCAGATTGAACAGATCCCGTTTCCTCAATCCAGATACAGCAGTGACTTGCTGACACGTGTTCCCGCGGATACATTGCTGTACGTCAGCATTCCCAACCTGGGTGATTTTATGAACCAGGCAAATAAGATCTTCCACGATCAATTGCAGCAAAGTCCCGCACTTCAACAGTGGTGGGGTCACGCGAATAATCACAATACTGCTGATCTCGACGCGCTTGTCGACAAGCTCTATCAGATGAGCCAATATCTCGGCGATGAGATCGTCGTAGTTGGAGTGATGCAGGCCGATACACCGAGTTTCGCTATAGTTGCCGATCTTCACCGGAGCGGTTTAGATGATTTTCTGCGAAATCAGTTTTCTGCCTCGGCATCGAACCCTGGCCTAGTCGTACTTGACGAAGCTTCTCTGGCGGCTACTCCTGTCTCATCGAAGACATCGTTAGGAAAGACGCAGGTTGGCGAGTACGCTCTCATCCGACAGCACGAGGCGATCTTCTCAAATAGCATCGCAACATTGAAGCAGATGAATGCGCAATTGAATGCAGGGGCAAGCGGCTTTGCGACAGGTGAATTTGGACAGCAGATCACAGCCGCCTACACTCGCGGTGCAGGAGTCATCCTGGCCGCGGATCTGCATCAGATGATAGGCGACAAACTTACGGTGCTGTCTACTCACGCAAATGGTCCAGCGATTGCCAGCAAGAGTGGAATTGAGGATGTGCGATATCTGATTGCAGAGCATCGCGAAACAAATGGCCTGCCTGAAAACCACTTGAATTTACAGTTCTCCGGAGCACGTCAGCGTGTGGCCTCATGGCTCGCTGCACCAGCTCCCATTGGTTCGCTTGACTTTGTAACACCGAATGCAGCGATTGCAGTAGCCTTGCTTTCAAAGGACCCCAAGGCCATTGCAGATGACATCATGACCATGACTGAATCCGAGGAGGGAGGGCAGAGCAAAGATTGGAATGAGGCTGAGGCCAAACTTCAAATCAACTTCCGCGATGATTTGGCCGCGAACCTCGGCGGTGATTTCCTCCTGTCGCTTGATGGACCAGTTTTGCCAACTCCCTCGTGGAAGGCTGTCATCGAAGTTCATGACTCAGCAAAGTTGGAGAAAACGCTTGAGCAATTAACTCAAGCTATTCGCAACCAGGCTCAGGGTAAAAATGCCCATGCCATTACCATTGAATCCAGTCAGATCGACGCACAACGTTTCTACTCCGTGCATGATCTGACATCCGGCAGCACCATCGCGCAATATACCTTTACGGATGGTTACATGATCGTTGCGCCAAATCGCGCATTGCTTATAGAGGCAATACGCACGCATACAACTGGAAATTCGCTGGCTCGCTCGACAGCGTTCAAGGCTTTGCTTCCAAAAGACGACAACGAGAATTACTCAGCAGTTGCCTATCAGAACCTGAGCCCGGTATTGACGCCTCTTCTCTCTCAAGTGAGTGGCGAATCAGCAGAAGCAATCCAGAAGCTGGCTGCAGATGCTCGCCCTACTGCAATCTGCGCCTGGGGCAAAGACAGCGGCATCGAAGCGGCCAGCGATAGTCATCTCTTTGGGTTTGATTTTCTGACACTCGAAGCTTTAATCAATCCAGGGAAAAACAAGCTTGGGAACAAGCACGCTGATCTTAGCGTAAGAGAGTGA
- a CDS encoding RNA polymerase sigma factor, with protein MAVGSAIMPLTENREQLSELFREHHRRVLTAAYRITGSMADAEDVAQVVFLRMIGGNGPPVANAGSYLYRAAINGALDLLRRRKTAAAEPLEEAAGIATAGRGSSPEAEASSRELGDWLRLAIGELSPKAAEMFTLRYVEELGNREIAQLMGTSQAVVAVTLHQTRSRLKKRLMQLEQERL; from the coding sequence ATGGCCGTCGGCAGCGCAATCATGCCGTTAACAGAAAACCGGGAACAGCTCTCGGAGTTATTTCGAGAACATCACCGGCGCGTTCTCACGGCTGCCTATCGAATCACGGGCAGTATGGCCGACGCGGAGGATGTAGCTCAGGTCGTGTTCCTGCGCATGATTGGCGGTAACGGACCACCTGTTGCGAATGCGGGCAGTTATCTTTATCGAGCGGCTATCAACGGGGCGCTGGATCTGCTCCGTCGGCGAAAGACAGCGGCAGCGGAACCGCTGGAAGAAGCAGCAGGAATAGCCACTGCAGGTCGTGGCAGTTCGCCCGAAGCTGAAGCATCAAGCAGGGAACTCGGCGATTGGCTCAGGCTGGCAATTGGCGAGTTGTCTCCCAAGGCAGCCGAAATGTTCACCTTGAGATATGTAGAAGAGTTGGGCAATCGTGAGATCGCACAGCTGATGGGAACCTCGCAGGCAGTAGTCGCTGTGACGCTTCATCAAACCCGATCCAGATTGAAGAAACGACTCATGCAATTGGAACAGGAGAGACTATGA
- a CDS encoding alpha-L-arabinofuranosidase C-terminal domain-containing protein, translating into MQRRGFLKAGGAAGLVTLVGHRLGMAAPASDSHIEVLIEEPVATISPNIYGHFIEHIGGVIYDGVWVGKNSTIPNIQGVRKSLVDKLHEIHAPMVRWPGGCFADSYDWRDGVGSDRPNRTNFWVDEFEPSRLTSNAVQIYDSNAFGTDEFLRFCKLANTQPYLAANVRSLSALEFDRWVEYCNSPAGSTTLADHRAKNGSVEPYNVKLWGIGNESWGCGGNFTPQDYASEFRRYTAWVPQYGLPLEYIASGPSGNDLVWTRGFFEKAFSMGDHKIAGWSIHYYAWNLSRGKSTDWVEAKGDSLHFDIADWYEVFKQGYMIEKIIQDQWAAIGEYDEEHKIKLVIDEYGPWYKKGTEVSQDSILSQQVTIRDALFTAFTLDIFNRHADKVSTAACAQLINCINALFLAHEDKFVVTPNFHVFDMYSAHQGGQSLRTEFSSPSAKYTSDGQPSTFWGLNGSASLKGKSLTLTVVNADASSSRETEIVLRGANVSSVAGRVLSATDIHAHNSFEQSMVAGPVATSVKQSGDTLHFTFPPASVTALTISLA; encoded by the coding sequence TTGCAAAGAAGAGGGTTTCTCAAAGCTGGCGGCGCGGCTGGTTTAGTCACATTGGTCGGGCATCGTCTGGGCATGGCGGCTCCAGCCTCTGACTCGCATATTGAAGTGCTTATCGAAGAGCCGGTAGCTACAATCTCTCCTAATATCTACGGTCACTTCATCGAACATATCGGCGGAGTCATCTACGACGGAGTGTGGGTAGGGAAAAACTCCACCATCCCTAACATTCAAGGCGTTCGCAAATCGCTCGTCGACAAACTTCATGAAATTCATGCGCCTATGGTCCGCTGGCCAGGAGGCTGTTTCGCCGACAGCTATGATTGGCGAGACGGTGTCGGTTCGGACCGGCCTAATCGCACTAACTTCTGGGTTGATGAATTTGAACCTTCGCGACTGACCAGCAACGCTGTTCAAATCTACGATAGCAACGCCTTCGGAACGGATGAGTTCCTTCGATTCTGCAAGCTGGCAAATACGCAGCCATATTTGGCAGCCAACGTCCGCAGCCTGTCTGCGCTTGAATTTGATCGCTGGGTTGAATACTGCAATTCGCCTGCAGGAAGCACGACCCTTGCGGATCACAGAGCGAAGAATGGCTCTGTAGAGCCTTACAATGTGAAGCTCTGGGGAATTGGGAATGAGAGTTGGGGCTGCGGAGGCAACTTTACTCCGCAGGATTACGCCTCGGAGTTCCGTCGTTACACAGCCTGGGTGCCTCAGTACGGGCTTCCACTTGAATACATCGCATCTGGCCCATCGGGCAACGATCTGGTCTGGACAAGAGGCTTTTTTGAGAAGGCATTTTCCATGGGCGACCACAAGATTGCAGGTTGGTCGATCCACTACTATGCCTGGAATCTCAGCCGCGGAAAATCGACAGATTGGGTTGAGGCGAAGGGCGACTCTTTGCATTTCGATATCGCCGATTGGTATGAAGTGTTCAAACAAGGCTACATGATTGAAAAGATCATCCAGGATCAATGGGCCGCCATCGGGGAATATGATGAAGAACACAAAATCAAGTTGGTCATCGACGAATATGGTCCCTGGTATAAGAAGGGAACTGAGGTATCTCAGGATTCCATCCTAAGTCAGCAAGTTACAATTCGCGACGCTCTGTTTACGGCCTTCACCCTCGATATCTTCAACCGCCATGCGGATAAGGTCTCAACGGCCGCATGCGCACAGCTAATCAACTGCATCAACGCACTTTTCCTTGCTCATGAAGATAAGTTCGTTGTTACCCCAAACTTTCATGTATTCGATATGTACTCGGCTCACCAGGGAGGCCAGTCCCTGCGTACCGAATTCTCATCACCGTCTGCAAAGTACACGAGCGATGGCCAGCCATCGACCTTTTGGGGATTGAATGGATCGGCTTCGTTGAAAGGCAAATCTCTGACATTGACAGTGGTCAATGCCGATGCATCGTCCTCGCGCGAAACTGAAATCGTGCTTCGAGGAGCCAACGTGTCTTCGGTCGCGGGCAGAGTACTTTCCGCAACCGATATTCACGCACACAATTCATTTGAACAATCGATGGTCGCCGGACCTGTTGCGACGTCTGTTAAACAGAGTGGCGATACGCTGCACTTTACATTTCCGCCAGCCTCAGTAACCGCTCTTACTATTAGTCTCGCCTGA